From Mycobacterium cookii:
ACGCCGTCACACTGCGCGGCAGCACCGACAGCGACACGTCGGCGACCGCAAGGAACGAGCCGTAGTAGATGTTGACGTCTTTGAGGTCCAACCGCTTAGCCATGAGAGCTCCTGCCTAGCTTTTCGGGTGCGAAGACTCTGGAGCCCACTCTGGCTCCAAGATTGATGACGGCGATCAGCACGATCAGCGTAAGGGCAGCGCCCCAGAGCCGATCGGTGGGAATGGGATTGGAGCCCGCGCCTGCCGCGGTCTGGTCGTACATCATCCCCGGCAGCGAACCCATGAAGCCACTGGACATGTCGAAGTTCATCACTTGCGAATAGCCCACCAGGAGCAGCAGCGGGGCGGTCTCACCCATCACCCGGGCCAACGCCAAGAAGACTCCGGTGATGATGCCGGACAGGCCGGCGGGAAGCACGATCTTGGTGATGGTCTTCCACTTCGGCACACCCAGCGCGTAACTCGCTTCGCGCAGATCCAGCGGGACGATCCGCAACATCTCCTCGGTGGCGCGCACAATCACCGGCAGCATCAGCAACACCAGCGACAGCGACACCGCGAAACCAGACCGCGGGAAGCCGAGCGTGGCGATGAACAGCGCGTAGATGAACAGCGCGGCGACGATCGAAGGCACGCCGGTGAGGATGTCGACGGTGAACGTGGTCAGCTTGGCCAGCGTGCTGTCGCCGCCGTATTCGACCAGATAGATCGCGACGAACAGACCGATCGGTATGGAGATGGCCGCGCACACCAAGCCTTGCAACACCGTGCCGACGATGGCGTGATACGCGCCGCCACCGGCGAGGAACGCCGTCATGTCGGCTTGTGAATGCGACCACCACACCGTGGACTTGACCGTCCGGAATCCTTTGGTCACAACCGAATACAGCACCCAGATCAACGGCACCAGCGCCAGCGCGACCGACGACGTCACCAGCACCGTGGCGACGACGTTGGCGGCTCGGCGGCGCAGGCTGACACCGGTGAATCTGCGGGCCTTGAGCGGGCGGTCCAGGATCGACGTCATCGAGCGTCGCCTCCGGCTCGCCCGCGCGTGCCGGCGCGCGCCAGCGCGTTGACCACAAAGGTCAACAGGAACAGCACCAGCCCGGCGGCTATGTAGGCGCCCGCCTTGTACTGGTTGTTGAATTCCGAAGCGGTGGCGGCGATCTTGGTCGCGAAGGTGTAGCCGCCGTCGAACAGCGACCAGCCGAACGCCGCTTGGGTGCCGCGCAGAATGATCAGCAACGCGACGGTCTCACCGAGGGCTCGACCCAGGCCGAGCATCGCGCCGCTGATGTAGCCGGAGCGTCCGAACGGCAGCACCGTGGTCTTGACCACTTCCCAGCGAGTCGCCCCGAGCGCCAGCGCGGCCTCGACCTGGTTCTGCGGTGTCTGGATGAACACCTCGCGGGTCACTGCTGTGATGATCGGCAGGATCATCACCGCCAGCACAATCCCCGCGGTGAAGACGGTGCCGCCCCCGGCCACCGACGCGTTGCCGGTCGCAAACAGAAACACCCCGCCCAGGTGCTCGTTGAGCCAGGTTGCGACCGGCCGCAGCTGGGGCGCCAATACGTAGAGGCCCCAGACGCCGTAGATGATCGACGGGACCGCGGCGAGCAGATCGACCATGTACGCCAGCGGTCCGGCCATCCGGCGTGGCGAGTATTGCGTGAGAAAGATGGCGATCCCCAACGCAATTGGCATAGCGAGGACAAGGGCGAACAGCGCGACGCACACGGTGACCTGAACGAGGTCGAAGATGCCGAAGTGCATCGCCGAGGTGTTGGTGGTGACCCAGTTCCCGCCGTAGGTGAAGAAGTTCTCCTTGTCACGGGCCAGCGCCGGTATCGCGCGCCACAGCAGAAAGAGGCCGATCGCGCTGACCAGGACGACGATCAGTACACCGGATCCGGCGGACACCCTGCGATACAGTCGCTCGCCGCGATGGGGTGCGGTCGTCCCCCACGGCAGCGTCGGGGTCACCCTCGGCTGACGGAAGGGCGCGGCGATGACTTCGCCGGAACCTGCGGTGTTCGGGTCCGGGGTCGTCACTGGATCGCCCTGATCGCGGCGAGCAGGCGCTGCTTGAATTTGTCGGGCAACGGCACGTATCCGGCGGCGGACAGGCCGCCCTGACCGTTGTCGGCGGCGATGGTGAAGAACGACTTGACCGCGGCGCTCGTGGAAGCGTCATACCCGTCGGAGCAGACGATCTCGTAGGTAGCCAGCACCAGCGGATAGGCGCCCGCCACCGTGGTGCTGTAGATCGATTTCAGATCCAATTTCAGGTCATCCCCGTCGCCGGCGAACGTTGCGCCGTCGATCGCCTTGCGCGCGGCGTCGTCTGTCAGCGCGACCCCGCCTCTGCCGCTGTCGATACGCGCATAGGGCAAACCGCTCTGGTCGGCGAAGCCCTTCTCCACGTACCCGATGGCGCCGGGGGTCGATTTCACCGCCTGCACGATGCCGGCCGACTTCTGCGCACCTTCGCCGACCCCGCCCTGAAACTCGCTGCCGGCGCCCTTGGTCCAGCTGTTCGGGGCGGCCGCCGCCAGGTACTTCTGAAAGTTGTCGGTGGTACCCGAGGAGTCCGACCGGTAGATCGGTGTGATCTTGGAATCGGGTAGGGCAACGCCGGCATTGAGCGCCGCGATGGCCGGATCGCTCCAGTCGGTGATTACGCCGCTGAAGATCTTGGCCAGCACATCGCTGTTGAGCACCAGCGAGGTGACCCCGTCGACGTGATAGGCGAGGGCGACCGGCCCGAACACCATCGGCAGATGCCAGGCAGGATTTCCGTTGCAGCGCTGGGTCGCCGGCTCGATCTGCTCGCGGCTCAGTGGCGACTCCGAACCGGCGAAATCGACATGGCGCGCGATGAATTGCTCGCGACCGGCGCCCGATCCAGTCGGGTTGTAGGCGATGTTCTTGCCGGGGCACAGCTCGGCCCACTCCTTGTTGAACAACGCGATCGCGTTCTGCTGAGCGGTCGATCCCTCGGCGGTGAGATCGCTCTTGCCGCCGCAGTCCACCGGGCCGGTCGGCGCGGGCGATACTCCGCTCAGATTCTTGTCGCTGCCGCAGCCAGCGAGGACCACACATCCGACAACGCCCGTCGTGAGCGCCTTGGCTAGCGCCGCGCCGAGCCCGTCGCGCCTCACTGATCTCGCTTCCGAAGATAATTCCCCCGCGCAACGTAAGCGTCGCGCGTAGACAAGATTCACCGGTCGAGTGAACGCCGGGTAAACAGCTCAGCGAGCGGCGTAGGCGGTATCGACGCTGAACTGGTTGAATCCCAACCGCCGGTACGTTTTCAGCGCAGCGGTGTTGTCCGCGTCGACGTAGAGCATCACCGTGGGTTCCGCCGAACCGCCGAGCTGACGCGCCAGATGTGCGATACCCACGGCCGTGAGGAGCCCACCCAGGCCGCTGCCCTGGGCGGCGGGATCGACGCCGACGACGTAGACCTCGCCGAGTCCGGCCTGATCGGAATGCACCTTCGTCCAGTGGAAACCAAGCAGCGCGTCGGTGTGTGGGTCGAACGCCAGGAACAGGCCTTCAGGGTCGAACCACGACTCGGCACGCCGTTCGTCGAGGTCGGCGGCGCTCCAGCCGCCTTGCTCTGGATGGGTCGCGAAAGCGGCGTTGTTGACCCGCAGCAGCTCGGCGTCGTCGGCGGTACCGGCGTAGGTCCGGATGCGCACCCCGTCGGGCACCATCGGCTCGGTGACGCCGTGCAGCGAGCGGCGCATCTGCACGAGTTCGCGGACCGGCTCGAGACCCAGCGCCGAAGCCGTCGCCTGCGCGGATTCCAGTGTTCCGTGTGCCCAGAACTGGTTTTTTCCATCGGTTTTCGCCAGTGCAGCCCGGATCATCGCGGCACCGATGCCCTGCCTTCGAGCGTCCGGGTGCACCACCAACTCCGCCATGCCGGACCCGGGCCCCGTCGCAAGATTCAGATAGCCGACGACCCGCCCGCCGCTGACGGCCACCAGGTGCCCGGTGCGCTGCTGCGCCAACTCGCGCAGCACCTGCTCACCGACCGGCGCGACCTTATCGACATCGCTTGCCGCAGTAATGATTTCGCGTATGCGCTGTTGATCCTCAGCGGCCAGTCCGGCCCGCCACTGAGGTGACGTCACTGGCTGTGCAGCGGATCGGGCAGTGGATCCCGGTAGTTGTCGATCTCAGCTTCGGAGTCGTGGCCGTCGGCCTCGCCGCTCGGTAGCCGGCGGGTCGGGCGGACTGCCTTGTAACCCACGTTGCGGACCGTGCCGATCAGCGCTTCGTACTCCGGCCCGAGTTTGGCTCGCAGCCGTCGCACGTGCACGTCGACGGTGCGCGTACCACCGAAGAAGTCGTATCCCCACACCTCGTGCAGGAGCTGCGCCCGGGTGAACACCCGGCCGGCGTGCTGCGCCAGATACTTCAGCAGCTCGAATTCCTTGTAGGTGAGGTCGAGGGGTCGTCCGCGCAACCGCGCGGTGTAGGTGCTCTCGTCGATCACGAGTTCGCCGAGGCTGACCTTGCCGACGCCCTCCTGGTCCTGCAGATTGCCGCGACGACCGACCAGTAGTCGCAGCCGGGCATCGATCTCGGCGGGCCCGGTGCTGGGGAGCAGGATCTCGTCCAGACCCCAGTCCGCGTTGACCGCCACCAGCCCACCCTCGTTCACTACAACGACCGCCGGGATCGACCGACCGGTCGAACCGAGTAACCGGCACAAGCCGCGGGCGGCGGGCAGGTCGAGTCGCGCATCGACGATCAGAATGTCCGCGCTGCCCGCTTCCAGCAGCGAAGAAACATCCGGCGCCGCCGTGCGTACGGTGTGCGCGAGCAGCGACAACGACGGCAGAACCACATCGGGGTGCGGCTCTGAGGTCAGCAGCAACAGGTCCAAG
This genomic window contains:
- the pstS gene encoding phosphate ABC transporter substrate-binding protein PstS; protein product: MRRDGLGAALAKALTTGVVGCVVLAGCGSDKNLSGVSPAPTGPVDCGGKSDLTAEGSTAQQNAIALFNKEWAELCPGKNIAYNPTGSGAGREQFIARHVDFAGSESPLSREQIEPATQRCNGNPAWHLPMVFGPVALAYHVDGVTSLVLNSDVLAKIFSGVITDWSDPAIAALNAGVALPDSKITPIYRSDSSGTTDNFQKYLAAAAPNSWTKGAGSEFQGGVGEGAQKSAGIVQAVKSTPGAIGYVEKGFADQSGLPYARIDSGRGGVALTDDAARKAIDGATFAGDGDDLKLDLKSIYSTTVAGAYPLVLATYEIVCSDGYDASTSAAVKSFFTIAADNGQGGLSAAGYVPLPDKFKQRLLAAIRAIQ
- a CDS encoding winged helix-turn-helix transcriptional regulator; the protein is MDLLLLTSEPHPDVVLPSLSLLAHTVRTAAPDVSSLLEAGSADILIVDARLDLPAARGLCRLLGSTGRSIPAVVVVNEGGLVAVNADWGLDEILLPSTGPAEIDARLRLLVGRRGNLQDQEGVGKVSLGELVIDESTYTARLRGRPLDLTYKEFELLKYLAQHAGRVFTRAQLLHEVWGYDFFGGTRTVDVHVRRLRAKLGPEYEALIGTVRNVGYKAVRPTRRLPSGEADGHDSEAEIDNYRDPLPDPLHSQ
- the pstC gene encoding phosphate ABC transporter permease subunit PstC translates to MPWGTTAPHRGERLYRRVSAGSGVLIVVLVSAIGLFLLWRAIPALARDKENFFTYGGNWVTTNTSAMHFGIFDLVQVTVCVALFALVLAMPIALGIAIFLTQYSPRRMAGPLAYMVDLLAAVPSIIYGVWGLYVLAPQLRPVATWLNEHLGGVFLFATGNASVAGGGTVFTAGIVLAVMILPIITAVTREVFIQTPQNQVEAALALGATRWEVVKTTVLPFGRSGYISGAMLGLGRALGETVALLIILRGTQAAFGWSLFDGGYTFATKIAATASEFNNQYKAGAYIAAGLVLFLLTFVVNALARAGTRGRAGGDAR
- the mshD gene encoding mycothiol synthase, coding for MTSPQWRAGLAAEDQQRIREIITAASDVDKVAPVGEQVLRELAQQRTGHLVAVSGGRVVGYLNLATGPGSGMAELVVHPDARRQGIGAAMIRAALAKTDGKNQFWAHGTLESAQATASALGLEPVRELVQMRRSLHGVTEPMVPDGVRIRTYAGTADDAELLRVNNAAFATHPEQGGWSAADLDERRAESWFDPEGLFLAFDPHTDALLGFHWTKVHSDQAGLGEVYVVGVDPAAQGSGLGGLLTAVGIAHLARQLGGSAEPTVMLYVDADNTAALKTYRRLGFNQFSVDTAYAAR
- the pstA gene encoding phosphate ABC transporter permease PstA, with product MTSILDRPLKARRFTGVSLRRRAANVVATVLVTSSVALALVPLIWVLYSVVTKGFRTVKSTVWWSHSQADMTAFLAGGGAYHAIVGTVLQGLVCAAISIPIGLFVAIYLVEYGGDSTLAKLTTFTVDILTGVPSIVAALFIYALFIATLGFPRSGFAVSLSLVLLMLPVIVRATEEMLRIVPLDLREASYALGVPKWKTITKIVLPAGLSGIITGVFLALARVMGETAPLLLLVGYSQVMNFDMSSGFMGSLPGMMYDQTAAGAGSNPIPTDRLWGAALTLIVLIAVINLGARVGSRVFAPEKLGRSSHG